The Flavobacterium galactosidilyticum nucleotide sequence CCAAGTGTTGGATACGCTACAAAGTACATCGACATTTCTTTGAACTATACACATTATAATCATTTTGATCGTATAAATGATAATGGTTCTGTTGGTAAAGGTGTAGGACAAGTAGGAGTTAGATTAGCTTACGGTTTTAAACTATAAAACAACTTTTAAAATCATAAAAAATGCGCTGAAAATTCAGCGCATTTTTTGTTTATTCCTTTGCCAAAATATCTTTGTACATTTCGATATTAGCCTTTACTTTATCATCTATTTCAGGATTTTTTATATCGGTGTGTTTCTGCATTTCTTCCCAAATAATTTTACCCACAATATAACGCGCCATTTCCTTATCGTCAGCCGGAATAACATACCAAGGAGCTGATGCTGTCGATGTGTTGTTTATAGCTTTTTCATAATAATCCATATATTCATCCCAGTGTTCTCTTTCTTTTAAATCACCCGTCGAGAATTTCCAGTTGTGTTTTCCTTCCTCCAATCGGCGTAATAAGCGCTGTCTTTGTTCTTCCTTGCTCAAGTGTAAATAGAATTTCAATACTATAATTCCGTTTTGTGTAATATGTTTCTCAAAATTCTTAATTTGCTCCATCCTATTTTGCCAAAACTCAGGAGTAATATCAGCCACTGACTCTATTCCTGGTAAATTCTCGTTCATTATATATTCCGGATGAACCCTAGTCACCAAAACATTTTCATAGTGCGACCTATTAAAAATAGCGAACTTCCCTTTTTCGGGTAAAGCTAAATAATGACGCCATAAATAATCATGTTCTAGTTCCGCTGAATTTGGTGTTTTGAAACTATGTACCACTACTCCACGTGAATTAAAACCTTTGAAAACCTCTCGAATCAAACTGTCTTTACCCGACGTATCCATACCTTGAAGACAAATCAAAACGCCGTATCTATTGTGCGCATACATCACATCTTGCAATTCACTAAGCTTCTCACTCACTTTTTCAAGCTTGTTCTCTTTTTTGTCGTCACTCGCACCAATTTCTAAATTTGTTGGTATTTGTGATAACTTAATGTTTTCAACTACTTTAAAATCATCGGGATCTATAGACTTCATAATAAAAATTTTATCTTTATAAACTCAAATATAGCAAATTTTAAGGAGCTATTTCCCGCTGTTCGCTATATCCACGCCCAAAAGCGTGGGATGCCGCTGCCATCAGGGCTAAAAACTTATTTTCAAAACACAACTAATGGATCAATTAAAACTAGAATTATTATTTCAAATCATCGGCATTGGTTCCGCCTCCGGACTCGTTTACAAAGACAATGCACTATGGATTATCGGTGACAATAGTGGCTTTCTTTATGAATATCATATGGATTCCAAAGATTTAAATCGGCATCCGTTAATCGAAAATCCATCTGAAAATATTCTTAAAAAAGATAAACCTGATTTTGAGGCCATTACCCATTTTGGCGAAGACCTTTATATTTTCGGTTCTGGTTCTACCGAAAAAAGAAACAAAATGGTTCAGATAAATGTGGCAGATAAAAAAATAATAACCACTAATGATCTTGGTGATCTATATGCCGTAATGCAAAGTTTTGGAAAAATAAAACCCGAAGATTTTAACCTCGAAGGCGCCATTTACAATGGTAAAAGTTGGTACTTACTAAATCGCGGCAACGGAAGCGCTACTAAAAATGTGCTGTTTACTATTGAAGGTGAAAATTTAACTGATCAATTTTCCGTTCTTTCAAACGACTATAAACTTCCTAAAATCAAAGGAGTTCGTACCAGCTTTACAGATGCAGTTCTGGTCGACAATACCATTTATTTTTTGGCCACAGCCGAAGACACCGTATCTACTTATGAGGATGGTGAAGTATTGGGGAGCATCATTGGAAGCATTGACTTGAAAACTATGAAAATAAAGTTTACAAAAAAAATAAGTGATAGCCACAAATTTGAAGGCTTAACATTGTATAGCCAATCTAGCGAAAAAATTGAATTTTTACTCTGCGAAGATAAAGACACGGAAGTTCTAGAAACTGATATCTATAAATTAAGCATTGACCTCAACTAAAACTTCGGAATGCTGTAACATTTATAAATCCTTATAGTCTAACCACTAAAAATAAAACAATATAGATGAAAAGAATATTTTTCGCATTAGCTTTTGCTTCCTTTTTCTGGAGCTGTAAAACTGCTGGAGTAGCTATCTTTACCAAGCCAGTTATTGAAAACGTAGCAGTTGCAATCAATCTAAATGATGTAAATGATGACAAAGTCTTAGTTACTATTACCGCACCCAAAATCAGTACGGACGAAGTAACCTATAGTATTCCTAAAATTGTACCGGGAACCTATTCTATTGACAATTACGGCAAGTTTATTGAAGATTTTAAAGCATTCGATAACAAAGGAACTGCTTTAACAATTGCGAAAACTGATGATAATACATGGTCGATCAAAAATGCAAAAACGGTGGCAAAAGTAACCTATTTAGTTAATGACACTTTTGATACTGAGAAAGGAAGTGGTTTTGGAAATAGCGATATTTTCTCGCCTGCTGGTACAAATATCGACGCTGGGAAAAACTTCATGCTCAACATGCATGGTTTTGTAGGTTTTTTTCAAGACAAAAAAGATTTACCTTATAATGTGAGCATTTCGCATCCAGCAACGCTTTGGGGAGCAACATCAATGACTGATCGTGACGTTAGCGACACAAATGACTTGTTTACAACCACGCGGTATGCGGAGTTAGTGGAGAATCCTATTATGTACGCTAAACCGGATTACACCACATTTACAATTGATGGTATGGAAATTCTAATTGGCGTGTATTCACCAACTGGAAAAGTAACAGCTGAAAGCATTACTTCAGAAATGAAAACGATGATGACCGCGCAAAAGAATTTTCTAGGAAAAATAAACGCAACAAAAAAATACAGTGTTTTACTTTATTTATCAACAATGACAGATACTGATGCAAAAGGATTTGGTGCTTTAGAACATCCTACAGCAACCACCGTTGTTCTACCTGAAATGATGCCAAAATCTGAATTAGTAAAATCAATGGTCGACGTAGTTTCACATGAATTTTTTCATATTGTAACACCATTATCGATTCATTCGAAAGAGATTCATGATTTTGATTACAATGCGCCAAAAATGTCAGAACACTTATGGATGTATGAAGGTGTTACGGAATACTTTGCTAATTTGTTCCAAATCAATCAAGGATTAATTACTGAAGAAGATTTCTTGAACAGAATGTCCGAAAAAATTGCGAACGCTAATGCTATGAATGATACCATGCCTTTTACAACCATGAGTGCAAATGTTTTGAATGAGCCTTACAAAGCGCAATATTTGAACGTTTACGAAAAAGGAGCTCTTATTGGAATGTGTCTGGATATCATTATCAGAGAAAAAAGTAATGGCGAAAGAGGAATTCTTGATTTAATGCAGAAATTATCAAATGAATATGGACCTTCAAAACCTTTTAATGATAATGAGCTTTTTGCAAAAATAACTTCGTTCACGTATCCTGAAGTAGGAACTTTTTTAGAAACGTATGTTTCTGGACCAACACCTATTCCTTATGATACTTTTCTAGCTAAAGTAGGAATTACAAAGTCATTGAAAAAAGTACCAACAAATGTTTTCCTAAAAGGACAGGTTCCGTATATCACCGTGAATCAGCAAACCAAAGAGATCATTGTAATTCCAAATAGTGAGTTAAACGATTTTTATAAAAATTTAGATTTAAAAGGAGGCGATATTATAGTCGCAATAAACGAAAAATCCTTTTCACTTGAGAATATTTACGAAATGATAAGTGTTAGCGAAACGTGGAAAGAAAATGATCCAATTGCCATCAAAATAAAAAGAAACGGCAAAGAACAAATAATCAAAGGAAAAGTAAAACTTCCTTATGAAGAAAAGGAAGGACTTAATACGACCGACTCTTCAAAAAAAGCATTGAAAGAAGCTTGGTTAAAAGGATAAGCTCACTAACAATTGAAGAAATCCCAATTTAGAAATAGATTGGGATTTTTTTTTAGAAATTTGGCACTAATACCTGAATCATATCAACAATTTTCTTTATTTTGCGCCAAAATTAAAAAGGAAATAAATTCATATTGATTTAAAGAAATCAGAAAAGAATAACGAATAATATTCCAAGAAAAATAAATTTTACTTCACATGAAAAAATCAATTATTGCAATTGTTACACTTCTTTTATTAGTTGCCTGCGACAAAAATGAAACTAAAGGCAATCTTCATATTACCGGAAATATCAAAGGATTAAAAAAAGGAACTTTATATATACAACGACTTGTGGACACTGCATTTGTAGCGATGGATACCATTATAATTGAAGGAAGTTCAACTTTCACTAGTAATTTAGATCTTAAATCACCTGAAATGCTTTACTTATTCCTAGATCGTGGGACAAGTAATTCATTAGACAATAATATACCTTTTTTTGCCGAACCTGGGAATATAAGTATCGAAACGACACTCGAAAATTATTTATCTAATGCTAAAATTACGGGTTCAAAGAACCACGAAATATACGAAGAGTACAGAAAAATAAATAGCACTTTTACAGACAAAAATCTTTCTAACATAGAGCAAAAATTCAGTGCTTTAAAAAATCAAAACGCAAAAAAAGTAGATAGTATCAACGTCGCACAAGATGCTAATGTAAAAAGAAAGTACTTATTTGCAGCTAACTTTGCTTTGAACAATAGAGATTATGAGGTTGCTCCTTACATTGCGTTATCTGACATCTATGACATTAATATAAAATATTTAGACACGATTCAAAAAGCGATGTCTCCAAAAGTAGCGCAATCACTTTACGGAAAAAAACTAACGGAATATGTTACGGCTGCTAAAAAAGAAAATTAAAACAGCTCTAATTTATTAAAATCAAAAAACCATCTTGTTAATCGCAAGATGGTTTTTTGATTTTAAGGGGTTTTTTTAATAGTAACGAAATAAATACTTTTAAAATATGTATTGGAATTAAAACAAAAGATTACAACGGCAATCTGCCCACAAAAACCCCAAAAAACATAAAAAGTTACAGTGAAAAAATAATCACCATCATAATTCCAATATATTGTTAATGTGATTTTAAATAGCATTAAGAGGTAATCAATTCTTCTGAATCATTATCGCGTAAAACTGCTTGAGCATTGGAAGCAAATTTATTTAGGTTATAAGTAGGTAAGAAATAAAATACTGCAACCAGAAAGTAGAGAAAAGAGATAAAAATCCTAAAAGAAGGATCACCAACAGCTAACATTGCATTTGCACTACAAGTCGCGGAAATTAGTGTCCCAGCAAAAAGTGCTATTAGAACAATAAACCCAATTCTTATAGAGCCAATAATCGTTAAAAAATAAGCCCATTTTGTGGTCTCTTTCAAAAGTTTCTTTACAGATTCATTTAGCTACCTATCGAGATTTACGATATTTGAATGTTCTTCCATACTTTATAATTTTAGTTTGATTTCGAATGTAAGTAAAAACAGTAAATATATTTAAAAACAAGTTTAATTATTTATGCAATAAAGACAAAAATTAGAGCACATTTAATTCAAAATTTTCAAAGAAATCATCTAACGTATAAAAAGTACCAAATAAATTAAAGAAATAATTACGGTCATCACTCCAATGTACTTGTAATGATTTTGCAAATATTTGAAAGACGCTGCTAGCATTTCTGCATCATTTTCATTAATAGCTTCTTTCATTTCTGACGAAAATTTATTCAAATTATAAACAGGATAGAAATAAATCAAAGCCATTGCTACTCTTAAAAGGGCCATCAAAATCCCCAAATTACCTCCTATTCTATACATTCCTGTACCTATTTGTCTCATGGAATAAGAAATTTTCAGCCCATATAATCCAGCGCTGAATATTAATACAATTGCGATGTAACCAATTATTGATACATAATAAGTCCATTTAGCAATTTCATTCAAAGAGTCTTTTGCAGATTCATTTAGCTTAAGATCATAATTTTCAATTTTGGATTGCTCTGTCATAGTGTATTCAAATTTTTTGGTTTAACATCAAATGTACTACTATTCTTTAGTAAAAAAACACATTTAATTTTTTATTTAATATAGCACTAACTACACGAAATACAGCAAAAAAATAACACTGTTACTGTATTCGGATTCAAAAAATAACAGCTAAATTAATAGTCAATCATCCGTATTTGCTGTTGCAAACAACTTGTTTAAAGCAGTGCGTTAACACTCATAACTTCAAAATCAAAAATTGTACAAAAACAGAAAAGGCCATCATTGTTATGACGACCTTTTCTTATAGGAATAAAATGAGTTTTATATAGTTCTTGCTTTTGCATTTATATTTGCTACGATAAACGATGTATCGTAACCACCAAACATTTTCATATAGCTTCTTATGGAGCTTCCGTACGCATCTTTAAAATTGCGTTTTCCTTTATATCTAAAAAATTTCTTTACAGATCCAGCTCCTCCAAGATGAGCAGCTGCTAAAATACCAGATTCGGTAACATGAAGACCATTGATTACTTTACCGTCGTATTTTTCAATTTCTTTTCTTAATTCCCATTTATTCTTTGCTAAAAGTGCTATAAAAGCTTTTTCTTGCAATTCTGGACTGTTCAAAAAGGCATCTTTATCATGTATGCCAACAGATTTTAAGGTTTCAATACCAAACTGGTATTTACCTATATAACCTAAAGAATTAATTTTTTTGTATTTACTTTGTGATTCTCGGAAGCCAACTGCTTCTCTAAAACCAACAAAGAAATTTCCAGTAAAAGGGATGCTCAAATTAGCGTATTCTTCTACTTCTTGAGATGGAAATAAGTAGTGTGTACCATCTTCTTCATTAATAAGAAACCAGGGGTTGGTTTCGACATTTGCAGGTTTAAAACCTAAGCTTAAAAAAACTGTAATTACAGTTAGACTTGAATAAAAATACCATTTCTTTATCATAAATTGTTTTTCTTCAAACGCTGTCCCGTTATGAAATTTCTACGCGCAAAGATACAATAAAAATATTAATACTGATAATCAAGTAGTTAAACTTTTCTAAAAGTAAACAAAGTGATATTTAGGAGCGCCGTGAGACCGCAACTCTATTGTAGGTGCCGGGATTTTTAATGTATTTACAAGCGAGAAAATGGTTTTCAAAAAAGCAGAATTTGTTTGAATTTTTTTTAAATCTACGTCCAAACT carries:
- a CDS encoding PPK2 family polyphosphate kinase, with translation MKSIDPDDFKVVENIKLSQIPTNLEIGASDDKKENKLEKVSEKLSELQDVMYAHNRYGVLICLQGMDTSGKDSLIREVFKGFNSRGVVVHSFKTPNSAELEHDYLWRHYLALPEKGKFAIFNRSHYENVLVTRVHPEYIMNENLPGIESVADITPEFWQNRMEQIKNFEKHITQNGIIVLKFYLHLSKEEQRQRLLRRLEEGKHNWKFSTGDLKEREHWDEYMDYYEKAINNTSTASAPWYVIPADDKEMARYIVGKIIWEEMQKHTDIKNPEIDDKVKANIEMYKDILAKE
- a CDS encoding peptidase M61; translated protein: MKRIFFALAFASFFWSCKTAGVAIFTKPVIENVAVAINLNDVNDDKVLVTITAPKISTDEVTYSIPKIVPGTYSIDNYGKFIEDFKAFDNKGTALTIAKTDDNTWSIKNAKTVAKVTYLVNDTFDTEKGSGFGNSDIFSPAGTNIDAGKNFMLNMHGFVGFFQDKKDLPYNVSISHPATLWGATSMTDRDVSDTNDLFTTTRYAELVENPIMYAKPDYTTFTIDGMEILIGVYSPTGKVTAESITSEMKTMMTAQKNFLGKINATKKYSVLLYLSTMTDTDAKGFGALEHPTATTVVLPEMMPKSELVKSMVDVVSHEFFHIVTPLSIHSKEIHDFDYNAPKMSEHLWMYEGVTEYFANLFQINQGLITEEDFLNRMSEKIANANAMNDTMPFTTMSANVLNEPYKAQYLNVYEKGALIGMCLDIIIREKSNGERGILDLMQKLSNEYGPSKPFNDNELFAKITSFTYPEVGTFLETYVSGPTPIPYDTFLAKVGITKSLKKVPTNVFLKGQVPYITVNQQTKEIIVIPNSELNDFYKNLDLKGGDIIVAINEKSFSLENIYEMISVSETWKENDPIAIKIKRNGKEQIIKGKVKLPYEEKEGLNTTDSSKKALKEAWLKG
- a CDS encoding peptidoglycan-binding protein LysM; protein product: MIKKWYFYSSLTVITVFLSLGFKPANVETNPWFLINEEDGTHYLFPSQEVEEYANLSIPFTGNFFVGFREAVGFRESQSKYKKINSLGYIGKYQFGIETLKSVGIHDKDAFLNSPELQEKAFIALLAKNKWELRKEIEKYDGKVINGLHVTESGILAAAHLGGAGSVKKFFRYKGKRNFKDAYGSSIRSYMKMFGGYDTSFIVANINAKARTI
- a CDS encoding DUF4369 domain-containing protein, which codes for MKKSIIAIVTLLLLVACDKNETKGNLHITGNIKGLKKGTLYIQRLVDTAFVAMDTIIIEGSSTFTSNLDLKSPEMLYLFLDRGTSNSLDNNIPFFAEPGNISIETTLENYLSNAKITGSKNHEIYEEYRKINSTFTDKNLSNIEQKFSALKNQNAKKVDSINVAQDANVKRKYLFAANFALNNRDYEVAPYIALSDIYDINIKYLDTIQKAMSPKVAQSLYGKKLTEYVTAAKKEN
- a CDS encoding DUF6929 family protein, whose translation is MDQLKLELLFQIIGIGSASGLVYKDNALWIIGDNSGFLYEYHMDSKDLNRHPLIENPSENILKKDKPDFEAITHFGEDLYIFGSGSTEKRNKMVQINVADKKIITTNDLGDLYAVMQSFGKIKPEDFNLEGAIYNGKSWYLLNRGNGSATKNVLFTIEGENLTDQFSVLSNDYKLPKIKGVRTSFTDAVLVDNTIYFLATAEDTVSTYEDGEVLGSIIGSIDLKTMKIKFTKKISDSHKFEGLTLYSQSSEKIEFLLCEDKDTEVLETDIYKLSIDLN